The following are encoded in a window of Geobacter metallireducens GS-15 genomic DNA:
- a CDS encoding spermidine synthase, producing MTKPLRPGVQLLLCLIAYFSSGAASLCAEVTWNRMLIVVVGNSLAATSMIVVVFMGGLGLGGYAGGKLLARRRCSLLPYAILEVLIAAYILLSPILFDLLAGAFSSLAEQWEQPALLSLLRFAVTVVALLIPATLMGATFPAIMTGVRSRYPENSHALLYGVNTVGAAVGCFVGGYHLLFELGVQATLWLAAGLGGVSVLCVAVAAVLSPSRACFQLAPEPEVADEGTSASGEGGLFRFLAVSSFLVGFVALAYEVLVTRMVILFLNNLASTFALALTGFLLGTGAGALLANGAHAANNRIGGNGVRLFGAIALLSGILLAATPYAIMAASYPLQALGIIVIPMVFLGSLLPFAIRTLHARDREAAIRGTSFLYAANTVGGMLGAGLINYQLLPRIGLQGSVGLLFGICAAIAVACFVPSLTRGFRWATLLLVPALMPLITLNALPNIMNRYALKIAEWTGAPEVTIRLIHEGRAANVTVLDQNDPKQGEFRDMYLNGIEEASTRFYHAQLFKLLGMLPVVVHGAERPQNALVIAFGSGITAGSVLASDMISSLDVVDLNPDVEGINNLFKEFNGDVFHEPRFRFHNDDGRNYLVTSGKKYDLIISDSTHPCSYDSWILYTREFYRDVKRRLPPGGVFAQWVSVSEIMRGELFPIYLNTFRSVFPHATFWYVYGSNQALMLATPEPFRLDAGKLQKRLDRLAPWFRAGEYQLDSVAKVAGFFWLDEEMMGRMIGAETRVNTDMRHYFEKSSMQAQIPPQRQLPFFQADVTRYLTGGDERLRSDIRKEQKTGLLLTRYGFYNDIRDLGQAYCLSPENNNVKYWMRFAYSGNIPAGLCP from the coding sequence GTGACGAAGCCTCTACGGCCCGGAGTTCAGCTCCTGCTCTGCCTGATTGCCTATTTCTCCTCCGGTGCGGCGAGCCTCTGTGCGGAAGTTACCTGGAACCGGATGCTCATCGTGGTGGTGGGCAATTCCCTCGCCGCGACCTCCATGATCGTCGTGGTCTTCATGGGGGGGCTCGGCCTCGGGGGGTATGCCGGCGGGAAGCTCCTGGCGCGCCGCCGGTGCTCGCTGCTTCCCTACGCGATCCTTGAAGTTCTCATTGCCGCCTACATCCTCCTCTCGCCAATCCTCTTCGACCTCCTTGCCGGTGCCTTCTCCTCCCTGGCCGAGCAGTGGGAACAGCCGGCGCTGCTGAGCCTGCTGCGGTTTGCCGTCACCGTGGTGGCCCTGTTGATCCCGGCGACCCTCATGGGGGCGACGTTCCCCGCCATCATGACCGGGGTGCGATCCAGGTATCCCGAAAACAGCCATGCGCTCCTCTATGGCGTGAACACCGTGGGGGCGGCGGTGGGCTGTTTCGTGGGGGGGTATCATCTGCTCTTCGAACTGGGGGTTCAGGCAACGCTCTGGCTGGCCGCCGGACTTGGCGGCGTATCAGTCCTCTGTGTGGCCGTGGCAGCGGTTCTGTCTCCGTCTCGGGCCTGTTTCCAGCTCGCTCCGGAGCCGGAGGTGGCCGACGAAGGCACTTCTGCTTCCGGCGAGGGGGGGCTGTTCCGGTTCCTGGCGGTTTCCTCCTTCCTAGTTGGGTTTGTGGCCCTTGCCTACGAGGTGCTGGTCACCCGGATGGTGATTCTCTTTCTGAACAATCTGGCATCCACGTTCGCGCTGGCCCTGACCGGCTTCCTGCTGGGGACCGGCGCCGGGGCGCTGCTGGCCAACGGCGCCCATGCCGCAAATAACAGGATCGGCGGGAACGGGGTGCGCCTGTTCGGGGCCATTGCCCTGTTGTCGGGCATCCTGCTAGCTGCGACCCCCTATGCTATCATGGCGGCCAGCTACCCGCTGCAGGCCCTCGGCATCATCGTCATCCCGATGGTTTTTCTCGGCTCGCTGCTCCCCTTCGCCATCCGGACCCTGCACGCGAGGGATCGCGAAGCCGCGATCCGGGGGACCTCCTTCCTGTACGCCGCCAATACGGTCGGCGGGATGCTGGGGGCCGGCCTCATCAATTATCAGCTTCTGCCGAGGATCGGCCTGCAGGGATCGGTCGGGCTCCTGTTCGGCATCTGCGCCGCCATTGCCGTCGCCTGCTTCGTCCCGTCCCTGACCCGCGGCTTCAGGTGGGCGACCCTGCTGCTGGTTCCGGCGCTCATGCCGCTCATCACGCTGAATGCCCTGCCGAACATCATGAACCGCTATGCCCTGAAGATCGCCGAGTGGACCGGGGCCCCCGAGGTTACGATCAGGCTTATTCACGAAGGGCGCGCCGCCAACGTGACGGTGCTCGATCAGAACGATCCGAAGCAGGGGGAATTCCGGGACATGTATCTGAACGGCATCGAGGAGGCGTCGACCCGCTTCTACCACGCCCAGCTCTTCAAGCTCCTGGGGATGCTTCCGGTTGTCGTCCATGGGGCCGAACGGCCCCAAAACGCCCTCGTCATCGCCTTCGGCTCGGGGATTACCGCCGGGTCGGTCCTGGCGTCCGATATGATCTCTTCCCTCGATGTGGTCGATCTGAACCCCGATGTGGAGGGGATCAACAATCTGTTCAAGGAATTCAACGGCGACGTGTTCCACGAGCCCCGCTTCCGCTTTCACAATGACGATGGCAGAAATTATCTGGTGACCAGCGGGAAAAAATACGATCTGATCATCAGCGACTCGACCCACCCCTGCTCCTACGACAGCTGGATCCTGTACACCCGGGAGTTTTATCGCGATGTGAAGCGGCGCCTCCCCCCGGGCGGCGTCTTTGCCCAGTGGGTCTCCGTCTCCGAGATCATGCGGGGCGAGCTCTTCCCGATCTATCTGAATACCTTCCGGAGCGTCTTTCCCCATGCGACCTTCTGGTATGTTTACGGGTCGAACCAGGCCCTGATGCTCGCCACGCCGGAACCGTTCAGGCTCGATGCCGGCAAGCTCCAGAAGCGCCTGGACCGGCTCGCCCCCTGGTTCAGGGCCGGGGAATACCAGCTCGATTCAGTCGCGAAGGTGGCGGGCTTCTTCTGGCTTGATGAAGAGATGATGGGCCGGATGATCGGCGCCGAGACCCGTGTGAACACGGATATGCGCCATTATTTCGAGAAGTCCTCCATGCAGGCCCAAATCCCGCCGCAACGGCAGCTTCCCTTTTTCCAGGCCGATGTCACGCGGTATCTCACCGGTGGTGATGAACGGCTGCGCAGCGACATCCGAAAGGAGCAGAAGACGGGGTTGCTGCTGACCAGGTATGGTTTCTACAACGATATCAGAGACCTTGGCCAAGCTTACTGTTTAAGTCCTGAGAACAATAACGTAAAATACTGGATGAGATTCGCCTATTCCGGAAATATCCCCGCGGGACTGTGCCCCTAG
- a CDS encoding tetratricopeptide repeat protein, which translates to MPFFLGEPKKYAKHAAGIAAAWAALICLAVYLRALGCDFINFDDPYYVIDNPGIRILDRQFIREAFTTSYLGWWMPLTWASFAIDYHFWGLDPLGYHLTNIVLHALNAGLVVLVADRLLRRWQGEWSGGGTSFLYPAVLLLAGLLWGIHPLRVESVAWVTERKDVLNGVFALGSIFSYLCYADREDNGRKGARSAYAVSLLFFLLSLMAKPVSVVIPAMLLVLDWYPLGRLSRENAVKRVAEKLPFFALALAVVAATITLASGESILVSFHVFPLYKRIILAGSSLFAYLRMAVFPVGLVNLYLLPRVFPASYYLAALGILALTCFCFFGWKRRPGLLAAWLLFVLPLAPVLGFLQNGSQAYADRFTYLPGVALSIGGAGLLGGMVSRCRGRSRQLVVALAVAATILCGTVSYHLIGAWKNPETLWSRVIAVEPIGRAFYLRADYRQQKGRYLEAAADLADSIAIGERDGFPGVFNLHAMRGDALNRAGRYGDAVREFTTAINLKPVPEYFYHRGTALMALGRGEEAAADFREAGDATGPIAWEVY; encoded by the coding sequence ATGCCATTCTTTTTGGGTGAGCCGAAAAAATACGCGAAGCACGCCGCAGGCATTGCCGCAGCATGGGCCGCGCTTATCTGCCTGGCGGTGTACCTGCGGGCCCTTGGCTGCGATTTCATCAATTTTGACGATCCGTACTACGTGATCGACAATCCCGGCATCAGGATCCTTGACCGGCAGTTCATCCGGGAGGCATTCACCACCTCCTACCTGGGGTGGTGGATGCCGCTCACCTGGGCCTCCTTTGCCATCGACTACCATTTCTGGGGGCTCGATCCGCTCGGGTATCACCTGACCAATATCGTGCTCCACGCCCTGAATGCCGGCCTGGTGGTGCTGGTCGCGGACCGGCTGCTGCGGCGGTGGCAGGGGGAATGGTCCGGGGGGGGGACGAGCTTCCTGTACCCGGCGGTACTGCTGCTGGCCGGGCTGTTGTGGGGGATTCATCCGCTGCGGGTGGAGTCGGTGGCCTGGGTGACGGAGCGCAAGGACGTGCTCAACGGCGTTTTCGCGCTCGGCTCGATCTTTTCCTACCTCTGCTACGCTGACCGCGAGGACAACGGGCGCAAGGGTGCCCGGTCCGCCTATGCGGTTTCCCTGCTGTTTTTCCTGCTCTCGCTCATGGCCAAGCCGGTCAGCGTGGTTATCCCGGCGATGCTGCTGGTACTGGACTGGTACCCGCTGGGGCGTTTGTCGCGCGAAAATGCCGTGAAAAGGGTCGCCGAAAAACTGCCGTTTTTCGCGCTGGCTCTGGCGGTGGTTGCCGCCACTATAACCCTTGCCAGCGGGGAGTCGATCCTGGTCTCGTTTCATGTTTTTCCGCTGTACAAGCGCATCATCCTTGCCGGCAGCTCGTTGTTTGCCTATCTCCGCATGGCCGTCTTCCCGGTGGGGCTGGTGAACCTCTACCTGCTTCCCCGTGTGTTCCCCGCGTCCTATTACCTGGCCGCTCTCGGGATTCTTGCCCTGACCTGCTTCTGCTTCTTTGGCTGGAAGCGCCGGCCGGGGCTGCTGGCCGCCTGGTTGCTCTTTGTCCTTCCGCTGGCGCCGGTCCTCGGGTTTCTCCAGAACGGCTCCCAGGCCTATGCGGACCGCTTCACCTATCTTCCCGGCGTGGCCCTGAGCATTGGTGGCGCCGGTCTGCTGGGGGGGATGGTTTCCCGCTGTCGTGGCCGGTCGCGTCAACTGGTCGTGGCGTTAGCCGTGGCGGCGACTATCCTCTGCGGCACCGTTTCGTATCACCTGATCGGCGCCTGGAAGAATCCGGAGACGCTCTGGTCGCGGGTGATCGCCGTCGAGCCGATCGGCAGGGCATTCTATCTCCGGGCGGACTACCGGCAGCAGAAGGGGCGCTACCTGGAGGCGGCGGCCGATCTGGCCGACTCCATCGCCATTGGGGAGCGGGACGGTTTCCCGGGGGTGTTCAACCTGCATGCCATGCGGGGCGATGCCCTCAACCGGGCCGGGCGTTATGGGGATGCGGTGCGCGAATTCACCACCGCCATCAATCTGAAGCCAGTTCCGGAGTATTTCTACCATCGGGGAACCGCGCTCATGGCCCTTGGGCGCGGGGAGGAGGCAGCGGCGGATTTTCGGGAGGCCGGCGATGCAACCGGGCCCATTGCGTGGGAGGTGTATTGA
- a CDS encoding glycosyltransferase family 9 protein, translated as MNWKLIRIIDVWLGIPILFGIFVAGRLFGKRQPQRPATVRRILLIKFWGIGNLFMMLPSVQALRAAHPAAAIDVLSLDSNRDAIRACGVFDGVATITTAGPLRFLLSWRRAVALLRRNRYDIIIDFEQFARFSALVAGQIGAAEIIGFRTEGQHRSLNFTVQVPYDNAIHVTRSFHALVAAAGAAPVDRLPAAGISGSENLRERGKELLAQIGIGPDELCVVMHAGTSGNFSERRWPPERFSSLADTLHAGHNARTIFTGAAEEAFLTREAARHLHRPLSALDLGGKLKFRDYLALIAAADLVVSADTAAVHMASAVGTPVVGLYGPNTPRLYGPWGRGGVAVCQGLDCSPCITNFNAKLHVCRHPAGRGACMGAIGVEDVAAAIRRNFLEPDAPFLLTRLSGGMR; from the coding sequence ATGAACTGGAAGCTTATCCGCATCATCGATGTCTGGCTGGGGATCCCGATACTTTTCGGGATTTTTGTTGCCGGGCGGCTCTTCGGGAAGCGGCAGCCGCAGCGGCCGGCCACGGTCAGGCGCATCCTGCTGATCAAGTTCTGGGGGATCGGCAATCTTTTCATGATGCTCCCGTCGGTTCAGGCGCTGCGTGCGGCCCACCCGGCAGCCGCCATCGATGTTCTCTCGCTGGACAGCAACCGGGATGCCATCCGGGCCTGCGGCGTGTTTGACGGCGTCGCCACCATAACCACCGCCGGTCCGCTCCGCTTCCTGTTATCGTGGCGGCGGGCCGTCGCCCTGCTGAGAAGGAACCGCTACGACATCATCATCGACTTCGAGCAGTTCGCGCGGTTTTCCGCGCTGGTTGCCGGCCAGATCGGGGCCGCGGAAATTATCGGGTTCCGGACCGAGGGACAGCATCGGAGCCTCAATTTCACCGTTCAGGTCCCGTACGACAATGCGATCCATGTCACGCGTTCCTTCCATGCCCTCGTTGCGGCTGCCGGAGCGGCACCGGTTGATCGCCTGCCGGCGGCCGGGATCAGCGGCAGCGAAAATCTGCGCGAACGCGGCAAGGAACTGCTCGCGCAAATCGGAATCGGGCCGGATGAGCTCTGCGTCGTCATGCATGCCGGCACCAGTGGCAATTTCAGTGAGCGCCGCTGGCCGCCCGAACGGTTTTCCTCCCTTGCCGATACGCTTCATGCCGGGCACAATGCCCGCACCATCTTCACCGGAGCGGCTGAAGAGGCCTTTCTGACCCGTGAAGCGGCAAGGCATCTGCACCGGCCGTTGTCCGCCCTAGATCTGGGGGGAAAGCTGAAATTCCGGGACTACCTCGCCCTCATCGCGGCTGCCGATCTGGTGGTTTCGGCCGACACGGCGGCCGTGCACATGGCATCGGCGGTCGGAACACCGGTGGTCGGGCTGTACGGTCCCAACACGCCACGCCTCTACGGCCCGTGGGGAAGGGGGGGCGTGGCCGTCTGTCAGGGACTTGACTGTAGCCCCTGCATCACCAACTTCAACGCCAAGCTCCATGTCTGTCGCCACCCCGCGGGACGGGGGGCCTGCATGGGGGCCATCGGGGTGGAAGATGTGGCGGCTGCCATCCGGCGGAATTTCCTGGAGCCGGATGCCCCGTTTCTGCTCACCAGGCTCTCCGGGGGTATGCGGTGA
- a CDS encoding radical SAM protein, with amino-acid sequence MRFPRLAYRVLRSNLGDLPEPYRMTWGVTSRCQARCAMCNIWRRPAGDELSLSEIDRFLARSNRFSWINLTGGEIFLRDDIDGILDVIDRHCRQLCLLNFPTNGHDSDRIVAVVRAFLARMSVPRLMVSVSLDGPPELHDRIRGVDGSWERAVATFRRLRELRSRRFSVFLGYTVQEANLDGFDGMLQAVRREVEVTDDELHVNVAHVSGLYYDNATFSGLPAPEETCRLLDRISASRRSGVMSPVSFLERRYQSLVRPYLERGTTPLACQAAAASCYVDPGGTVYPCTGFDAPVGSLREWGYDLGRLWRSPRRHEVRQAVRDGACPGCWTPCEAYQTIMANLFAGGGKG; translated from the coding sequence ATGCGCTTCCCGCGGCTGGCATACCGGGTTCTGCGGAGCAACCTGGGGGACCTTCCGGAGCCGTACCGGATGACCTGGGGGGTCACCAGCCGTTGCCAGGCCCGCTGCGCCATGTGCAACATCTGGCGCCGGCCGGCCGGAGATGAGCTTTCCCTCTCCGAGATCGACCGGTTCCTGGCCCGTTCGAACCGGTTCTCGTGGATCAACCTGACCGGCGGAGAGATCTTCCTCCGCGACGATATCGACGGGATTCTCGATGTCATCGACCGGCACTGCCGGCAGCTCTGCCTGCTCAACTTCCCCACCAACGGCCATGACAGCGACCGGATCGTGGCGGTGGTGCGGGCGTTTCTCGCCAGGATGTCGGTGCCGCGCCTGATGGTTTCGGTCAGCCTCGATGGTCCCCCCGAACTCCATGACCGGATCCGGGGGGTGGACGGTTCGTGGGAACGGGCCGTGGCAACCTTCCGCCGCTTGCGGGAACTGCGGTCCCGGCGCTTTTCGGTGTTTCTCGGCTACACCGTGCAGGAAGCCAATCTGGACGGGTTCGACGGCATGCTCCAGGCGGTCAGGCGGGAGGTGGAAGTGACGGATGACGAGCTCCACGTCAATGTGGCCCATGTTTCCGGGCTCTATTACGATAATGCCACCTTTTCGGGACTGCCGGCTCCGGAGGAGACCTGCCGCCTTCTGGACCGGATCAGCGCGTCGCGCCGGAGCGGGGTAATGAGTCCGGTCTCGTTCCTCGAACGCCGCTACCAATCCCTGGTCCGTCCGTATCTGGAGCGAGGGACTACGCCGCTTGCCTGTCAGGCGGCTGCCGCCTCCTGTTACGTCGATCCGGGCGGCACCGTCTATCCCTGCACCGGTTTTGACGCCCCGGTCGGCTCCCTCAGGGAATGGGGGTATGATCTGGGGCGGCTCTGGCGCAGCCCACGGCGCCACGAGGTCAGGCAGGCAGTTCGGGATGGGGCCTGTCCGGGATGCTGGACACCCTGCGAGGCATACCAGACCATCATGGCGAACCTGTTTGCTGGAGGCGGCAAAGGGTGA
- a CDS encoding radical SAM/SPASM domain-containing protein — MIRKVYHDFLLAKLKQDGVGWLARRARQYLLLHLSPLAGRALCGPVHGSLMVTRRCNCDCTMCDIPSKRRESAGTGGDELDTARLKEIIGEFARLGTPGLGFTGGEPLLRPDIYELLACSRHNGMITHLNTNGYFLDDTAARCIVDAGVESVNISLDGASPATHDRIRNCGGAFERATAAVERLHRLRRERGVPLRIKMVAVLSEANIDEAGDLAELSRELGADCIEFIPCQPLTGNGGDKATPDESFMKKVDRLVEYLLAMGRERGMVENSPAHLRLFRSSVAGVPSPVRCRAGYHSLLVDCHGDVFPCFPRMSWGRRAGNVRHGSLVDLWRSDGYQTHRDIASACRDCYLNCHLELNLLFDHKARGRFRRGSER; from the coding sequence ATGATCAGGAAGGTCTATCACGATTTCCTGCTGGCGAAGCTGAAGCAGGATGGGGTGGGGTGGCTTGCCCGGCGGGCGCGCCAGTACCTGCTGCTGCACCTCTCGCCGCTTGCCGGGCGAGCCCTGTGCGGCCCGGTTCACGGAAGCCTCATGGTCACCCGCCGCTGTAACTGCGACTGCACCATGTGCGACATCCCCTCGAAGCGCCGGGAATCAGCTGGCACCGGGGGCGACGAGCTGGACACCGCACGCCTCAAGGAGATCATCGGGGAGTTTGCCCGCCTGGGAACGCCGGGCCTCGGCTTTACCGGCGGCGAGCCGCTGCTCCGCCCGGACATCTACGAACTGCTGGCCTGCTCCCGGCACAACGGCATGATTACCCATCTCAACACCAACGGTTATTTTCTCGACGACACGGCGGCGCGGTGTATCGTCGATGCCGGGGTGGAATCGGTCAATATCTCGCTGGACGGGGCCTCTCCGGCGACCCACGACCGGATCAGGAACTGCGGCGGCGCCTTCGAGCGGGCCACGGCGGCTGTGGAGCGCCTGCACCGGCTGCGCCGGGAGCGGGGAGTGCCGCTGCGCATCAAGATGGTGGCGGTCCTCAGTGAAGCCAACATCGACGAGGCCGGGGATCTGGCGGAACTTTCCCGCGAACTCGGCGCCGACTGCATCGAGTTCATTCCGTGCCAGCCGCTCACTGGCAATGGGGGTGACAAAGCGACGCCCGATGAGTCCTTCATGAAAAAAGTCGACCGGCTGGTGGAGTATCTGCTCGCAATGGGCCGGGAGCGGGGGATGGTCGAAAATTCTCCCGCCCACCTGCGGCTGTTCCGGTCATCGGTCGCCGGTGTCCCGTCTCCGGTGCGCTGCCGGGCAGGGTACCATTCCCTGTTGGTGGACTGCCATGGGGACGTGTTCCCCTGTTTTCCCCGGATGAGCTGGGGCCGGCGGGCCGGCAATGTCAGGCATGGCAGCCTTGTGGATCTGTGGCGTTCCGATGGGTACCAGACCCATCGCGATATCGCGTCCGCGTGCCGGGACTGTTATCTGAACTGTCATCTGGAACTGAATCTCTTGTTCGACCACAAAGCGCGGGGGCGATTCCGACGCGGGAGCGAGCGGTGA